Proteins encoded together in one Tripterygium wilfordii isolate XIE 37 chromosome 14, ASM1340144v1, whole genome shotgun sequence window:
- the LOC120015472 gene encoding uncharacterized protein LOC120015472 — MKEKDVDHSWNSETSWIVVGGSLTSSVTFESSSIPVSDDDNDQAIVDWTSQSPPLILCPPLTDPNPCEITIIFAKKHEVGQVYVRSTARVYEIYYTPEVGSSSEYLCTVHCGITARDDQVLQTTDTEGTVVTNVKGVCKEADSKKMKIDTNLSTNEDDWVEVKVPSTSLIDNGSNFLPSNIATNPGKISQDYYEATAEITDANPCMSLTVRLLSLQNKGFICVDEVYVFADLADPADVESQTGSLDNSAGSSLMALLVPTFLQLSKSTGVGQQEKRDTFGTWERQIPEEIGSKAINAMNALSKVSHKESPDVVDHQTMKFPDMNSAGPTNSVKTPQVSDAESRPDVPDRRAEEVLEHLVSRVSRVEDLLLRFEENMLKPINNIEVRLLRVEQQLELLYKKTQSSGVQNCTRFAAPDFSCCESDHNSFYIDGSDHLKTCELGRKDLASNALPGSPDDDQACSVNTAQLHPCFVVTAPEFSSDDCDEENDAVDLVMGSTKIKSKHAMSIDDNLAALDGLSSLTSMHLQKYLQTPEIKAPEFPNEEGKNDTKAASPRVHSEMRTDPLIEGTECIKTSVSSICNTLSLEAEENGKGTHHGDNFERIHEGFNRQCHRSDREEGAFHGITVDYTAALPPQNENCDAKDIMKSGEVGYKRSSHGDDNFEKTHGEVDGQCRQNGRGYVPFHAKTFDYAVASSTRNDTCDAEDGVKTGVVGHRLSSHGNDNLENGDRGFDILCHHNYREAPCLATPVDSAVTFMPHSESCDMKEGTKTGEVGHETGSHGDDNFEGTHGVFDRKYQLNDKEDVPFHATTIDCVVSSMHRNEMCDMRDGIETGEVSHNNNSVLKADSLGQFTGNWIDADSDITHEAAVVRPAFADTTHKVSEEGSNEHVLQDVLEFPRPTSSLNFELPILDVRFISEEHGNNKSSLEALLAVSLGLQVQSPSIVEIFDGPQIADKGDDLISLDDVDQSIPIAGGELAAVDMDYCTLTGMHVKVEDARPKDYNGRSNLDRETYAASLI; from the exons ATGAAAGAGAAGGACGTCGATCATTCATGGAACTCTGAAACCAGCTGGATAGTCGTTGGTGGCTCTCTCACAAGTTCCGTTACTTTCGAGTCTTCTTCTATTCCGGTCTCCGATGACGACAACGATCAAGCCATCGTCGATTGGACTTCCCAGTCTCCCCCTCTTATCCTGTGCCCTCCCTTGACTGATCCAAATCCCTGCGAGATCACTA TTATTTTTGCAAAGAAACATGAGGTCGGACAGGTTTATGTTCGGAGTACTGCTCGTGTTTACGAGATTTACTATACACCTGAAGTGGGGAGTAGCAGTGAATATCTATGTACAGTTCACTGTGGCATTACTGCCAGAGACGACCAGGTGCTTCAAACTACTGATACTGAAGGAACTGTTGTTACAAATGTGAAGGGGGTTTGTAAAGAAGCGGAtagcaagaaaatgaaaatagacaCTAATTTGAGCACCAATGAAGATGACTGGGTTGAAGTGAAAGTCCCCAGTACCTCCTTGATTGACAATGGAAGTAATTTTCTGCCTTCGAATATCGCCACAAACCCAGGGAAAATCTCTCAG GATTATTATGAGGCTACAGCGGAGATAACTGATGCTAATCCATGCATGTCCCTTACAGTTCGGCTGCTTTCTCTCCAAAATAAAGGCTTCATATGTGTTGACGAAGTCTATGTATTTGCTGATCTTGCCGATCCAGCTGATGTGGAAAGTCAAACAGGTTCATTGGACAACTCAGCTGGAAGTTCGCTTATGGCCTTGCTTGTGCCTACTTTTTTGCAGTTATCTAAATCAACAGGTGTTGGTCAACAAGAAAAGAGAGACACTTTTGGTACATGGGAAAGACAAATCCCTGAGGAAATTGGGTCGAAAGCTATTAATGCAATGAATGCCTTGAGCAAGGTCTCACACAAAGAATCTCCTGATGTAGTCGATCATCAAACgatgaagtttccagatatgaATTCTGCTGGACCAACCAATTCTGTGAAAACCCCACAAGTTTCAGATGCAGAATCCAGGCCTGATGTACCAGATAGGCGTGCAGAAGAAGTCCTTGAACATCTTGTTTCTCGAGTGAGCAGGGTAGAAGACCTTTTATTGAGGTTTGAAGAAAACATGCTAAAGCCCATAAACAACATTGAAGTGAGGCTCCTGCGGGTAGAGCAGCAACTTGAACTACTATATAAGAAAACCCAAAGCTCTggggttcaaaattgcacaagatTTGCTGCTCCTGATTTTTCATGCTGTGAATCAGACCACAACTCATTTTATATTGATGGCAGTGATCATTTAAAAACATGTGAACTTGGTAGAAAGGATTTAGCTTCAAATGCGTTACCAGGTTCTCCTGATGATGATCAAGCATGTTCTGTCAACACTGCCCAGTTGCACCCTTGTTTTGTAGTTACTGCCCCTGAGTTTTCCAGTGATGATTGTGATGAAGAAAATGATGCTGTAGATCTGGTGATGGGGTCTACCAAGATTAAAAGCAAGCATGCCATGTCTATTGATGATAATTTGGCAGCACTAGATGGATTATCATCTTTAACATCAATGCATCTGCAGAAATATTTACAAACTCCCGAGATTAAAGCTCCTGAATTTCCAAATGAGGAAGGAAAGAATGATACCAAAGCCGCTTCGCCAAGAGTTCATTCTGAAATGCGGACAGATCCTTTGATTGAGGGAACTGAGTGCATTAAAACTTCAGTTTCATCAATATGCAACACTCTCTCATTAGAAGCTGAAGAGAATGGGAAAGGCACTCACCATGGTGACAACTTTGAGAGAATTCATGAAGGATTTAACAGACAATGCCATCGTAGTGATAGAGAAGAGGGTGCTTTCCATGGCATTACTGTTGACTATACAGCTGCTTTGCCGCCTCAGAATGAGAATTGTGATGCAAAAGATATCATGAAATCTGGAGAAGTTGGTTATAAAAGAAGCTCTCACGGTGATGACAACTTTGAGAAAACTCATGGAGAAGTTGACGGACAATGCCGTCAGAATGGTAGAGGATATGTTCCTTTCCACGCCAAAACTTTTGACTACGCGGTTGCTTCGAGCACGAGGAATGATACTTGTGATGCAGAAGATGGTGTAAAAACTGGAGTAGTTGGCCATAGACTAAGCTCCCATGGCAATGATAACTTGGAGAATGGTGATAGAGGATTTGACATACTATGCCATCATAATTATCGAGAGGCTCCTTGCCTTGCCACACCTGTTGACTCTGCAGTTACTTTCATGCCTCATAGCGAGTCTTGTGATATGAAAGAAGGCACAAAAACGGGAGAAGTTGGCCATGAAACAGGCTCTCACGGTGATGATAACTTTGAGGGAACACATGGAGTATTTGACAGAAAATACCAACTTAACGATAAAGAAGATGTTCCTTTCCATGCTACTACTATTGACTGCGTGGTTAGTTCAATGCATAGGAATGAGATGTGTGATATGAGAGATGGCATAGAAACAGGAGAAGTCAGCCATAACAATAACAGTGTTTTGAAAGCTGATAGCTTGGGCCAGTTCACCGGAAATTGGATTGATGCGGACTCTGATATCACCCATGAAGCAGCTGTTGTAAGGCCTGCATTTGCTGATACTACTCACAAAGTTTCAGAAGAAGGGTCTAACGAGCATGTTCTCCAGGATGTTCTAGAATTCCCACGTCCTACTTCCTCACTGAATTTTGAACTTCCAATTCTAGATGTCAGATTCATTTCTGAGGAACATGGCAATAACAAGTCTTCCCTAGAAGCTCTTTTAGCAGTGTCACTGGGTTTGCAAGTTCAATCTCCTTCTATTGTGGAAATTTTTGACGGCCCTCAAATTGCTGATAAAGGTGATGACCTGATTTCATTGGATGATGTGGATCAGTCCATTCCTATAGCTGGTGGCGAACTTGCAGCAGTAGATATGGACTATTGCACTTTAACTGGTATGCATGTCAAAGTGGAAGATGCAAGACCGAAGGATTATAACGGGCGCTCGAACCTCGACCGGGAAACGTACGCTGCAAGTCTCATATAG